The Tenebrio molitor chromosome 5, icTenMoli1.1, whole genome shotgun sequence genome has a segment encoding these proteins:
- the LOC138130718 gene encoding vesicular glutamate transporter 1-like — protein sequence MVQDIDDTVNCSIESHPKWMFWKKRRYVVATIAFFGFFNMYALRVNLSIAIVAMTENKTTTLDNGTVIYGPEFDWDSEIQGYILSSFFYGYITTQILGGWISAKIGGKRVFGTGIAVTGALTLLTPCVANVNVYLLLTVRIIEGIFEGVTYPSIHAVWARWAPPLERTRLATLAFSGSYAGTVVAMPLGAYLAESLGWSSIFYFFGSLSLIWFVIWWVVVAESPDKDTRISETELMYIKDSLENIDPNRKIHHPWKEILKSVPVWAIAVSHFSENWGFYTLLTQLPKFMKDILNFDLGQTGFMSALPYLAMGIVIPIAGYIADWLQEKRILTTTQVRKIFNCGGFLAQTVFMLGAAFVLTPGGTIACLTIAVGLNGFAWSGFSVNYLDVAPQHASVLMGLGNTFATLPGIVSPIISGYIVTTPTAEEWQIIFYITSAIYLFGCIFYGTFASGELQPWAIKVEDVNKERAMEGHDNKSFEYVAK from the exons CATAGAAAGTCATCCAAAATGGATGTTTTGGAAAAAACGAAGATACGTCGTGGCCACTATTGCCTTCTTCGGTTTCTTCAACATGTACGCTCTCCGAGTAAACTTAAGCATAGCCATTGTGGCAATgacagaaaataaaacaaccaCTCTAGATAATGGTACCGTTATCTAC GGTCCAGAATTTGACTGGGACTCCGAAATTCAAGGCTATATACTTAGTTCGTTCTTCTACGGCTACATCACCACTCAGATCCTTGGAGGTTGGATTTCTGCAAAAATAGGAGGCAAACGAGTCTTCGGCACCGGCATCGCCGTCACAGGTGCCTTGACTCTGCTAACTCCATGTGTCGCCAATGTAAACGTCTACCTTCTGCTAACAGTGCGAATAATCGAAGGAATTTTTGAAGGAGTTACGTATCCTAGCATTCATGCGGTTTGGGCCAGGTGGGCTCCTCCTTTAGAAAGGACACGACTAGCGACGCTGGCCTTCTCAGGCAGCTACGCTGGGACAGTAGTGGCAATGCCTCTTGGCGCTTATCTTGCCGAGAGTCTCGGTTGGTCCAGTATTTTTTACTTCTTCGGCAGCCTCTCCCTGATCTGGTTTGTCATTTGGTGGGTGGTTGTAGCAGAGTCGCCGGACAAAGATACAAGGATATCCGAAACTGAACTGATGTACATTAAAGATTCGTTGGAAAACATTGATCCAAATCGAAAGATACACCACCCGTGGAAGGAAATTTTGAAATCCGTACCCGTGTGGGCGATAGCAGTGTCGCACTTCAGCGAGAACTGGGGATTCTACACCCTCCTAACACAGCTTCCCAAATTCATGAAAGACAtacttaattttgatttggGCCAAACTGGATTTATGTCAGCTCTTCCGTATCTTGCCATGGGCATTGTCATCCCAATTGCGGGATATATAGCAGATTGGTTGCAAGAAAAGCGTATTCTGACGACGACTCAAGTCAGAAAAATCTTCAACTGTGGTGGTTTCCTTGCCCAAACCGTGTTCATGTTGGGAGCTGCGTTTGTGCTGACTCCTGGTGGAACTATCGCTTGTTTGACTATAGCTGTGGGGTTGAATGGATTTGCATGGTCCGGCTTCAG TGTCAACTATTTGGACGTGGCCCCTCAACATGCGAGCGTCTTGATGGGTCTAGgcaatacatttgcaacgtTACCAGGGATTGTGAGTCCCATTATATCTGGCTACATTGTTACAACTCCT ACTGCTGAGGAGtggcaaataattttttacataacGAGCGCTATTTATCTATTTGGTTGCATATTCTATGGAACATTTGCTTCTGGTGAACTGCAACCCTGGGCTATCAAAGTAGAGGATGTGAACAAGGAAAGAGCTATGGAGGGACACGACAACAAATCGTTTGAATATGTAGCGAAATAA